The DNA sequence GTCATGGCGTCTGCCTCCTCGCAGATCGGGGGATACGTTCGGTATACGCCGGGCAGGTTGGATTCCACAACTTACCTGTTCGACACATCACACGACCTTGACGTGCTAGGTTGGATTTTCAACCCGTGGAGGTGACGTCGTGCGGCGTGGTCGTGAATGCTCGGTGGCGGAGGCTCTCGAGGTCGTCGGCGAGCGGTGGAGCCTGCTGGCCCTGCGCGAGATCATGCTGGGGGAGCGGCGGTTCAACCAGATCGCCGAGAACACCGGCGCGAGCCGCGACATCCTCGCCGCGCGGCTGCGCAAGCTCGTCGACGCGGGCGTGCTCGAGAAGGTCCAGTACGAGGCCCACCCGCCGCGCCACGAGTACTACCCGACCGAAGCCGGCCGCGCGCTGCAGCCGATCCTGCTGGGCCTGATGGCCTGGGGCGACAAGTACGTCCACCAGGGCGAACCGCCCACGCTCTGGCGCCACGCCTGTGGTGCCGAACTGCGCGCGGTGACCGTGTGCGAGCACTGC is a window from the Amycolatopsis sp. NBC_00355 genome containing:
- a CDS encoding winged helix-turn-helix transcriptional regulator, whose amino-acid sequence is MRRGRECSVAEALEVVGERWSLLALREIMLGERRFNQIAENTGASRDILAARLRKLVDAGVLEKVQYEAHPPRHEYYPTEAGRALQPILLGLMAWGDKYVHQGEPPTLWRHACGAELRAVTVCEHCGEPVNAPGTHAIRLGAVR